In Acuticoccus sp. I52.16.1, the following are encoded in one genomic region:
- a CDS encoding polysaccharide pyruvyl transferase family protein yields MSVRNGDHLAFLGSPGAIAEAETLSLEALLARLGANSGNLMFQRAAPRLFAHPARHLTTLSGPEAEATLAGAKALVLPMANHLRLGTDWTGLAARLAQLDVPIVVLGLGAQAPSAEGEAATIAALEKDPSVGALAAALREKAVLVTVRGPFSQRVCEALGLTGTLPLGCPSLFLEPRAELGRSIAWRLGKAREKGEAARIALAAAAPFEIMRDEAKCAAERVLFAAMVRGDGLYVQQSGGTAAAAMAKGVFAEVSLAATLSIRRILAPDMSLDAFVELMRRRGRLFSDAGRWIDAVKPFDAVLGTRLHGAMAALAAGIPGIVVTHDARTAELVDTMALPTLTLGEVIETPRLEDLFARTRFDADAFDAGRRRIAAGLVDAFARVGLVAADDVAALGR; encoded by the coding sequence ATGAGCGTGCGGAACGGCGACCATCTCGCCTTCCTCGGCTCGCCCGGTGCCATCGCCGAGGCCGAGACGCTGTCGCTCGAGGCCCTGCTCGCGCGGCTCGGCGCCAACTCCGGCAACCTGATGTTCCAGCGCGCCGCCCCCCGCCTCTTCGCCCACCCGGCGCGCCACCTCACCACCCTCTCCGGTCCCGAGGCCGAGGCGACCCTCGCCGGGGCCAAGGCGCTGGTCCTTCCCATGGCCAACCACCTGCGCCTCGGGACCGACTGGACGGGCCTCGCCGCCCGCCTCGCGCAGCTCGACGTGCCGATCGTCGTCCTCGGCCTCGGCGCCCAGGCGCCGTCCGCCGAAGGCGAAGCGGCGACCATCGCCGCCCTCGAGAAGGACCCCTCCGTCGGCGCGCTCGCCGCGGCGCTGCGCGAAAAGGCGGTGCTCGTCACCGTGCGCGGCCCGTTCTCGCAGCGGGTGTGCGAGGCGCTCGGCCTCACCGGCACGCTGCCGCTCGGCTGCCCCTCGCTGTTCCTCGAGCCGCGCGCCGAACTCGGCCGCTCGATCGCCTGGCGCCTCGGCAAGGCGCGCGAGAAGGGCGAGGCGGCCCGTATCGCGCTCGCCGCCGCCGCCCCCTTCGAGATCATGCGGGACGAGGCGAAATGCGCCGCCGAGCGCGTGCTCTTCGCCGCGATGGTGCGCGGCGACGGGCTCTACGTGCAGCAGTCCGGCGGCACCGCCGCGGCGGCGATGGCCAAAGGCGTCTTCGCCGAGGTCTCGCTCGCCGCCACCCTCTCCATCCGCCGCATCCTGGCGCCCGACATGAGCCTCGACGCCTTCGTCGAGCTGATGCGCCGGCGCGGCCGCCTGTTCAGCGACGCGGGGCGCTGGATCGACGCGGTGAAGCCGTTCGACGCCGTCCTCGGCACCCGCCTGCACGGTGCCATGGCGGCGCTCGCCGCCGGCATCCCCGGCATCGTCGTCACGCACGACGCGCGGACCGCCGAGCTCGTCGACACCATGGCGCTGCCGACCCTGACGCTCGGCGAGGTGATCGAGACGCCGCGCCTCGAGGACCTCTTCGCCCGCACCCGCTTCGACGCGGACGCCTTCGACGCCGGCCGCCGACGCATCGCCGCCGGGCTCGTCGACGCCTTCGCCCGCGTCGGCCT